One segment of Erigeron canadensis isolate Cc75 chromosome 2, C_canadensis_v1, whole genome shotgun sequence DNA contains the following:
- the LOC122589326 gene encoding protein sym-1 has product MLTSNIRLATMASNPLIFCHKFPIFKNTHIRKPKFHILNNATKKDHVTSLKVRSFLPSKSWISEFGLLRNRLNLGQNVFRVGSGGGGGGGSGGGGGSGGSGGGGGGGNKWSFIAWYLALLEAHPVLTKAVTSALLTLVGDIICQVVIDQVPSLDLKRVSLFTFLGMALVGPTLHFWYLYLSKLVTMTGGSGALLRLVIDQFIFAPAFIGVFLSTLVTLEGRPSQVMPKLQQEWLSSVIANWQLWIPFQFLNFRFVPQQFQVLAANFIALVWNVILSYKAHKEVIAK; this is encoded by the exons ATGCTTACAAGTAACATAAGATTAGCAACAATGGCATCAAACCCATTAATCTTTTGCCATAAATTTCCAATCTTTAAAAACACCCACATCAGAAAACCCAAATTCCATATACTTAATAATGCCACCAAAAAAGATCATGTTACAAGCCTTAAAGTTAGAAGCTTTTTACCATCTAAAAGTTGGATCAGTGAATTTGGGTTGCTTCGAAATAGGTTGAATTTGGGTCAGAATGTGTTTCGAGTCGGgtcgggtggtggtggtggtggtggaagtggtggtggtggtggtagtggtggttctggtggtggtggcggtggtggtaataAGTGGTCTTTTATTGCAtg GTATCTGGCTCTTCTTGAGGCACATCCCGTATTGACGAAAGCGGTGACATCTGCACTACTGACCCTTGTTGGAGACATAATATGCCAG GTTGTTATTGACCAAGTTCCATCACTGGATCTGAAGCGGGTGTCACTTTTCACGTTTTTGGGAATGGCGTTGGTTGGACCGACATTGCATTTCTG GTACTTATACCTGAGTAAATTGGTGACAATGACCGGAGGTTCAGGTGCTCTTCTGCGGCTTGTAATTGATCAG TTTATATTTGCCCCTGCTTTTATTGGAGTTTTCTTATCAACGTTGGTAACATTAGAAGGGAGGCCATCCCAAGTTATGCCGAAGCTTCAGCag GAGTGGCTATCTTCTGTTATTGCAAATTGGCAGCTATGGATACCTTTCCAATTCCTCAACTTCCGATTTGTTCCCCAACAGTTTCAG GTCCTTGCAGCTAACTTTATTGCATTGGTGTGGAATGTAATTCTATCGTATAAAGCTCACAAAGAAGTAATTGCAAAATAG
- the LOC122587039 gene encoding glutamine synthetase nodule isozyme isoform X1 — protein MSALSDLINLDVSGSTDKIIAEYIWIGGSGMDLRSKARTLPGPVSDPSKLPKWNYDGSSTGQAPGDDSEVILYPQAIFKDPFRRGNNILVMCDSYTPQGDPIPTNKRYHAAKVFSHSDVLAEEPWFGIEQEYTLIQKEVKWPLGWPIGGYPGPQGPYYCGTGADKAFGRDIVDAHYKACLYAGINISGTNGEVMPGQWEFQVGPSIGISAGDQVWVARYILERITEMAGVVLSFDPKPVEGDWNGAGAHTNYSTKSMRSDGGYEVIKKAIEKLGKKHKEHILAYGEGNERRLTGKHETADISNFKWGVANRGASVRVGRETEKANKGYFEDRRPSSNMDPYTVTSMIVETTILWKP, from the exons ATGTCTGCTCTTTCAGATTTAATTAACCTTGATGTCTCTGGTAGCACTGATAAGATCATTGCAGAATACATAtg GATTGGTGGATCTGGTATGGACCTAAGAAGCAAAGCCAGG ACCCTTCCCGGGCCTGTTTCTGATCCGTCAAAGCTGCCAAAATGGAATTACGATGGATCAAGTACCGGACAAGCCCCAGGCGACGACAGTGAAGTCATTCTATA TCCTCAAGCAATATTTAAGGATCCATTCAGAAGAGGCAACAATATTCTT GTGATGTGTGATTCGTACACGCCACAAGGAGATCCAATCCCAACTAATAAGCGTTACCATGCTGCAAAAGTATTCAGCCATTCTGATGTCCTTGCCGAAGAACCCTG GTTTGGCATAGAGCAAGAGTACACTTTGATACAAAAGGAAGTAAAGTGGCCACTTGGGTGGCCTATTGGAGGGTACCCTGGACCTCAG GGGCCATATTATTGTGGTACTGGCGCTGATAAGGCTTTTGGCCGTGATATTGTTGATGCTCATTACAAGGCTTGTTTGTATGCCGGTATCAATATCAGTGGTACCAATGGAGAGGTTATGCCGGGCCAG TGGGAATTCCAAGTTGGCCCGTCTATTGGCATCTCAGCTGGTGACCAAGTCTGGGTAGCTCGCTACATTTTAGAG AGGATAACTGAGATGGCAGGAGTGGTTCTTTCTTTCGACCCAAAACCAGTTGAGGGGGATTGGAATGGAGCAGGTGCTCACACAAACTACAG CACAAAATCAATGAGAAGTGATGGAGGTTATGAGGTGATAAAGAAGGCAATTGAAAAGCTCGGAAAGAAGCATAAGGAACATATCCTTGCTTATGGAGAAGGCAATGAGCGCCGGCTAACTGGCAAGCATGAGACAGCCGATATCAGTAACTTCAAATGG GGTGTTGCGAATCGTGGAGCATCAGTTAGGGTCGGAAGGGAGACAGAGAAAGCCAATAAGGGTTACTTTGAGGACCGAAGGCCGTCATCAAACATGGATCCTTACACTGTGACTTCCATGATTGTCGAAACAACCATCTTGTGGAAGCCTTGA
- the LOC122587039 gene encoding glutamine synthetase nodule isozyme isoform X2, whose protein sequence is MSALSDLINLDVSGSTDKIIAEYIWIGGSGMDLRSKARTLPGPVSDPSKLPKWNYDGSSTGQAPGDDSEVILYPQAIFKDPFRRGNNILVMCDSYTPQGDPIPTNKRYHAAKVFSHSDVLAEEPWFGIEQEYTLIQKEVKWPLGWPIGGYPGPQGPYYCGTGADKAFGRDIVDAHYKACLYAGINISGTNGEVMPGQWEFQVGPSIGISAGDQVWVARYILERITEMAGVVLSFDPKPVEGDWNGAGAHTNYRVTLRTEGRHQTWILTL, encoded by the exons ATGTCTGCTCTTTCAGATTTAATTAACCTTGATGTCTCTGGTAGCACTGATAAGATCATTGCAGAATACATAtg GATTGGTGGATCTGGTATGGACCTAAGAAGCAAAGCCAGG ACCCTTCCCGGGCCTGTTTCTGATCCGTCAAAGCTGCCAAAATGGAATTACGATGGATCAAGTACCGGACAAGCCCCAGGCGACGACAGTGAAGTCATTCTATA TCCTCAAGCAATATTTAAGGATCCATTCAGAAGAGGCAACAATATTCTT GTGATGTGTGATTCGTACACGCCACAAGGAGATCCAATCCCAACTAATAAGCGTTACCATGCTGCAAAAGTATTCAGCCATTCTGATGTCCTTGCCGAAGAACCCTG GTTTGGCATAGAGCAAGAGTACACTTTGATACAAAAGGAAGTAAAGTGGCCACTTGGGTGGCCTATTGGAGGGTACCCTGGACCTCAG GGGCCATATTATTGTGGTACTGGCGCTGATAAGGCTTTTGGCCGTGATATTGTTGATGCTCATTACAAGGCTTGTTTGTATGCCGGTATCAATATCAGTGGTACCAATGGAGAGGTTATGCCGGGCCAG TGGGAATTCCAAGTTGGCCCGTCTATTGGCATCTCAGCTGGTGACCAAGTCTGGGTAGCTCGCTACATTTTAGAG AGGATAACTGAGATGGCAGGAGTGGTTCTTTCTTTCGACCCAAAACCAGTTGAGGGGGATTGGAATGGAGCAGGTGCTCACACAAACTACAG GGTTACTTTGAGGACCGAAGGCCGTCATCAAACATGGATCCTTACACTGTGA
- the LOC122586935 gene encoding dihydropyrimidine dehydrogenase (NADP(+)), chloroplastic: protein MSSLMGSAHFTSGVSFPATHRRWNGGARFSSNSSRSNFKIFASNSETKQEPDLSVNVNGLHMPNPFVIGSGPPGTNYKVMKKAFDEGWGAVIAKTVSLDAAKVVNVTPRYARLRAGANGSAKGQIIGWENIELISDRPLETMLKEFKQLKEEYPDRILIASIMEEYNKAAWEELIDRVEQTGIDALEINFSCPHGMPERKMGAAVGQDCDLLEEVCGWINAKATVPVWAKMTPNITDITQPARVSLRSGCEGVAAINTIMSVMGINLKTLHPEPCVEGYSTPGGYSSKAVHPIALGKVMSIAQMMKKEFQDGDYSLSGIGGVETGGDAAEFILLGANTVQVCTGVMMYGYDLVSKLCSELKDFMRTHNFSTIEEFRGASLQYFTTHTELVRIQQEAIRERRAIKKGLQSDKDWTGDGFVKESESMVSN, encoded by the exons ATGTCATCTTTAATGGGTTCAGCTCATTTCACCTCCGGCGTGTCTTTTCCGGCGACTCACCGGCGTTGGAACGGAGGAGCAAGATTTAGTAGTAATAGTAGTAGGAGTAATTTCAAGATATTTGCTAGTAATTCAGAAACAAAACAAGAGCCTGATCTAAGTGTAAATGTTAATGGGCTTCATATGCCTAACCCGTTTGTAATCGGGTCGGGTCCACCTGGGACTAATTATAAAGTTATGAAGAAAGCTTTTGATGAAGGATGGGGTGCTGTCATTGCTAAAACA GTGTCACTAGATGCTGCAAAAGTTGTTAATGTTACACCTAGATATGCAAGGTTACGAGCGGGAGCAAATGGCTCGGCCAAAGGGCAGATTATTGGATGGGAGAATATCGAACTTATTAGTGATCGACCATTAGAAACAATGTTGAAGGAGTTTAAACAATTGAAAGAAGAGTATCCTGATAGGATACTTATTGCCTCGATTATGGAGGAGTACAACAAAGCCGCATGGGAGGAGCTTATTGACCGAGTGGAGCAAACAGGGATT GATGCTCTTGAAATCAACTTCTCTTGCCCTCATGGTATGCCTGAAAGGAAAATGGGGGCTGCGGTTGGGCAAGATTGTGATCTTCTGGAAGAGGTATGTGGATGGATCAATGCGAAAGCTACAGTTCCCGTTTGGGCAAAGATGACTCCAAATATCACTGACATCACTCAG CCAGCCAGGGTGTCTCTGAGATCCGGGTGCGAGGGTGTAGCTGCAATTAACACAATTATGAGCGTTATGGGCATTAATTTGAAGACATTACATCCCGAACCGTGTGTCGAGGG ATATTCAACTCCCGGAGGCTACTCTTCCAAAGCTGTCCATCCTATTGCACTTGGAAAAGTAATGAGCATTGCACAAATGATGAAGAAGGAATTTCAAGATGGAGACTATTCTCTTTCTGGGATTGGAGGAGTTGAGACAGGTGGCGATGCTGCTGAATTCATTCTTCTTGGTGCAAATACCGTTCAG GTCTGCACCGGAGTGATGATGTACGGGTACGATCTGGTATCAAAACTCTGCTCAGAGCTCAAAGACTTCATGAGAACTCACAACTTTTCAACCATAGAAGAATTTAGAGG GGCCTCTCTTCAATATTTCACAACTCACACTGAACTTGTGAGAATACAACAAGAAGCGATCAGAGAAAGACGAGCAATCAAGAAAGGACTGCAATCTGACAAAGACTGGACTGGAGATGGATTTGTGAAAGAAAGTGAAAGTATGGTTTCTAATTAA
- the LOC122588076 gene encoding protein ALP1-like yields MKNREAKFQFRRSGETVSKHFNNVLNVVIRLENVFFRKPEPIPETSTDSRWKWFKGCLGALDGTHIDVHVSEGDRARYRNRKGDITTNALAPCTPDMQFTYVLAGWEGSAADGRILRSAIIQENGLKVKKGNYYLVDAGYTNGEGFLAPFRGQRYHLNTWSSGRGPQKAEEYFNMKHSSARNVIEQCFGVLKKRWAILRSPSFYPIRTQNNIILACCLLHNFIRNELPYDPLELEEFEDTNNDEDDEDLRSEVERITTIGTSNE; encoded by the exons ATGAAAAATCGAGAGGCAAAGTTTCAGTTTCGTCGATCAGGAGAAACAGttagtaaacatttcaataatgTACTCAACGTTGTTATAAGACTGGAAAATGTTTTCTTTAGAAAGCCAGAGCCCATACCAGAAACTTCAACCGATTCTAGATGGAAATGGTTCAAG GGATGTTTAGGAGCATTAGATGGGACTCATATAGATGTACATGTAAGTGAGGGAGACAGGGCTAGATATCGAAATCGAAAAGGAGATATAACAACAAACGCGCTTGCTCCTTGTACACCAGATATGCAGTTCACTTATGTACTAGCAGGATGGGAAGGATCTGCTGCTGACGGTAGGATACTTCGTAGTGCTATTATTCAAGAAAATGGTTTAAAGGTGAAGAAAGGCAATTATTATCTTGTAGATGCCGGTTACACTAATGGAGAGGGATTTTTAGCACCTTTTAGAGGTCAAAGATATCATCTGAATACTTGGAGTAGCGGGCGTGGACCTCAAAAGGCTGAAGAGTATTTCAACATGAAGCATTCGTCAGCTAGGAATGTGATAGAACAATGTTTTGGGGTATTAAAAAAGAGATGGGCGATACTTAGAAGTCCATCATTTTATCCCATTAGAACTCAAAATAATATTATTCTCGCATGTTgtcttttacataattttataagAAATGAATTACCTTATGATCCGTTAGAGTTAGAAGAATTCGAGGACACAAACAACgacgaagatgatgaagatcTTAGATCAGAGGTCGAACGTATAACAACAATTGGGACATCAAATGAATGA
- the LOC122587179 gene encoding putative D-cysteine desulfhydrase 1, mitochondrial — translation MLNSNWSICRLNPSPTLSLSLSPLLLPIAKNQSQFKSMAYQQESVSEFLTHKSYSPPPWASKLNPIPSHTFSLGHFPTPIHKWNLPNLPKDTQVWLKRDDLSGMQLSGNKVRKLEFLLADAVAQGADCIVTIGGIQSNHCRATAVAAKYLNLDCFLILRTSKVLVDKDPGLTGNLLVERLVGAHIDLVSKEEYSRIGSLTLTNLLKEKLIKEGRKPYVIPVGGSNSLGTWGYIEAIREIEHQTQKTKTSFDDIISACGSGGTVAGLSIATWLSKLKAKVTAFCVCDDPDYFYDYVQDLLDGLQGGVKSRDIVKIENAKGLGYAMSSAEELQFVKEVAETTGVILDPVYSGKAAYGMMKDMAQHPTKWEGRKILFIHTGGLLGLFDKNEEMASLVGKWRRMDLDESIPRKDGTGKMF, via the exons AATAGCAATTGGAGTATTTGTCGATTAAACCCAAGTCCCACACTCTCACTCTCACTCTCACCACTTCTATTACCCATCGCCAAAAATCAATCTCAATTTAAATCCATGGCTTATCAACAAGAATCAGTTTCTGAGTTTTTGACACATAAATCATATAGCCCACCACCATGGGCATCTAAACTTAACCCAATTCCTTCTCATACATTCTCTCTTGGACat TTTCCAACTCCTATTCATAAATGGAATCTTCCTAATCTGCCTAAAGATACTCAAGTTTGGCTAAAG CGTGATGATCTTTCAGGTATGCAATTGAGTGGAAACAAGGTTCGCAAGCTTGAATTCTTGTTAGCGGATGCAGTTGCACAAGGAGCAGACTGTATAGTAACTATTGGTGGCATCCAAAGCAATCATTGTCGTGCAACAGCTGTTGCTGCGAAGTATTTGAACCTGGATTGTTTTCTAATATTACGAACCTCAAAG GTACTTGTGGATAAAGACCCTGGATTGACAGGGAACCTCTTGGTGGAGAGATTGGTTGGGGCACATATTGATCTTGTTTCAAAAGAAGAATATTCAAGAATTGGAAGTTTG ACACTTACTAATTTGTTGAAAGAGAAGTTGATAAAAGAAGGAAGAAAACCTTATGTGATTCCTGTGGGTGGATCAAATTCCTTGGGGACCTG GGGATATATTGAAGCAATTAGGGAGATTGAACACCAAACCCAGAAGACCAAAACAagttttgatgatattatttcaGCATGTGGCAG TGGTGGTACAGTTGCTGGTTTGTCGATTGCCACATGGCTAAGCAAGCTTAAAGCAAAA GTTACTGCATTCTGTGTATGTGACGACCCTGATTACTTCTACGATTATGTCCAAGATCTACTTGATGGACTTCAAGGTGGAGTCAAGTCACGTGACATagtaaaaattgaaaat GCCAAGGGGCTTGGCTATGCCATGAGTAGTGCTGAGGAGCTTCAATTTGTAAAAGAGGTTGCTGAAACCACCGGTGTGATTTTGGACCCTGTTTACAG TGGTAAGGCGGCTTACGGAATGATGAAAGACATGGCACAACATCCCACTAAGTGGGAAGGAAGAAAGATCCTCTTTATACACACTGGAGGCCTCCTtggtttatttgataaaaatgaagAAATGGCCTCATTGGTTGGGAAATGGCGTAGAATGGATCTTGACGAGTCAATCCCACGAAAAGATGGAACTGGGAAAATGTTCTAA